The Gordonia iterans DNA window GGGCCCGCTCCATGTTTCCGGCCGCGGTCCGCGCGACACTTACGGCTGAAGTCTGACAGCCACGAGGGGCGGCTGAATTCCCGTCGGATACAACCGGACCCATGGGGGACTCGATTCGCCCATCTGTGGGCGTTTCAGGGCATGGCGCTGCACACGTCTGAACGACTTCGAAGTACACTGACGGGTAACTGTTCTCTATAGAGAAGGAGCGGACGCATCCGTGGCCGACACCAGTAGTTCCGAGTCGAAGAAGCCCAAGAAGTCCACGTCGGGTGAATACGGCGCCGACTCCATCAGCATCCTGGAAGGCCTGGAGGCGGTCCGCAAGCGCCCGGGCATGTACATCGGCTCCACCGGTGAGCGTGGTCTGCACCACCTGATCTGGGAAGTCGTGGACAACTCGGTCGACGAGGCGATGGCGGGTCACGCCACCCGCGTCGACGTGACGATCCTCGCCGACGGCGGTGTCCAGGTGGTCGACGACGGGCGCGGCATGCCGGTCGGCATGCACGCCTCCGGCGTCCCCGCCGTCGAAGTGATCATGACGCAGCTGCACGCCGGCGGGAAGTTCGACTCCGATTCGTATGCGGTGTCCGGCGGCCTGCACGGCGTCGGCATCTCCGTGGTCAACGCGCTCTCGACCAAGGTGGAACTGGAGATCCAGCGCGACGGCCACGTCTGGACCCAAGCGTACGACTACGCCAAGCCGAACACGCTGACCACGATCGGCGACAGCACCACGACCGGCACCACCGTGCGCTTCTGGCCGGACGGCAAGATCTTCGAGACCACCACCTTCAACGCCGAGACCATCGCCCGGCGCCTGCAAGAGATGGCCTTCCTCAACAAGGGCCTGACCATCACTCTGACGGACGAGCGGCTCACCGAGAACGAGGCCGAGGCAGAGGTCGAGGGAGAAGGCGGCGACGCCAGCCTCAAGTCGGAAGAGGAGAAGGCCTCCGAGCTGGCCAAGGTGCGCTCGCGGGTGTACCACTACCCGGAGGGCCTGGTCGACTTCGTCCGGCACCTCAACCGCACCAAGCATCCGATCCACAACACCGTGATCGACTTCGCCGCCAAGGGCGAGGGACACGAGGTGGAGATCGCGATGCAGTGGAACAACGGCTACTCCGAGTCGGTGCACACCTTCGCCAACACCATCAACACGCACGAGGGCGGCACCCACGAGGAAGGTTTCCGCGCCGCGCTGACCAGCACGGTCAACAAGTACGCGCTGGACAAGAAGCTGATCAAGGAGAAGGACGGCAAGCTGACCGGCGACGACATCCGCGAGGGACTCGCCGCCGTCATTTCGGTGAAGGTCGCCGATCCGCAGTTCGAGGGCCAGACCAAGACCAAGCTCGGCAACACCGAGGTCAAGGGCTTCGTCCAGCGCACCTGCAACGAACACCTCGGACACTGGTTCGAGGCCAACCCGGCCGAGGCCAAGATCATCGTCCGCAAGGCCGCCGATTCGGCGCAGGCGCGGATGGCCGCTCGACGCGCCCGCGAGCTGGTCCGCCGCAAGACCGCCACCGACATCGGCGGTCTGCCCGGCAAGCTCGCCGACTGCCGCAGCAACGATCCGGCCAAGTGCGAGGTCTACATCGTGGAGGGCGACTCGGCCGGCGGCTCGGCCAAGTCCGGCCGCGACTCGATGTACCAGGCGATCCTGCCGATCCGCGGCAAGATCATCAACGTCGAGAAGGCCCGGATCGACCGCGTGCTGAAGAACGCGGAGGTGCAGTCGATCATCACCGCGTTCGGTACCGGCATCCACGACGAGTTCGACCTCGCCAAGTTGCGCTACCACAAGATCGTGCTGATGGCCGACGCCGACGTCGACGGTCAGCACATCGCGACGCTTCTGCTGACGCTCCTGTTCCGCTTCATGCGTCCGCTGATCGAGCACGGTCACGTGTATCTGGCGCAGCCGCCGCTGTACAAGCTCAAGTGGCAGAAGGGCGCCGAGCCGGAGTACGCCTACAGCGACCGCGAGCGGGACGCGATGCTCGAGGCCGGTCTGGCCGCCGGCAAGAAGATCAACAAGGACGACGGCATCCAGCGCTACAAGGGTCTCGGCGAGATGAACGCCAGCGAGCTGTGGGAGACCACCATGAATCCGGAGACCCGGATCCTCAAGAAGGTGACCCTGGACGACGCCGCCGCCGCGGACGAGCTGTTCTCCATCCTGATGGGGGAGGACGTCGCGGCCCGTCGCGGTTTCATCGCCCGCAACGCCAAGGACGTCCGCTTCCTGGACGTCTGATGCGTCCGTCCGCAGACACCTGCTCGACGGTCGAGCGAGCCGCCCGCCCGATGGTCGAGCGAGCGGAGCGAGTCGAAGCCACCGTGCCATCGATGGTGAGCCGAGCGCACGAGACATCGACGCGCGAGCGTGCGGCCTCCTCGACGCGCGAGCGTACGGCCTCCTCGACGCGCGAGCGTCCGGCCTCCTCGGCGGTCGAACGTGCGGCCTCCTCGATGGTTGAGCGAGCGCAGCGAGTCGAAACCACTACAGAGCGACCCGAAACAAAGACAGAAGGAACCCGATGACCGACGACACCACCGCCCAGGGTCCCGATTCCTCCGGTGCGACGAGTGACCGCATCGAGCCCGTGGACCTCGGCCAGGAGATGCAGAACAGCTACATCGATTACGCCATGAGCGTGATCGTGGGCCGCGCCCTGCCGGAGGTCCGCGACGGCCTCAAGCCGGTGCATCGCCGGCTGCTGTACGCGTCCTATGACGCCGGTTTCCGCCCGGACCGCAGCTACGTGAAGTCTGCGCGCCCGGTCTCGGAGACCATGGGCAACTATCATCCGCACGGCGACAGCTCGATCTACGACGCCCTGGTGCGTCTGGCGCAGCCGTGGTCGATGCGTTACCCGCTGATCGACGGTCAGGGAAACTTCGGTTCGCGCGGCAACGACGGCGCCGCGGCCATGCGCTACACCGAGGCGCGGCTCACCCCGCTGGCGATGGAGATGCTGCGGGACATCACCGAGGAGACCGTCGACTTCGTCCCGAACTACGACGGCAAGACCGAGGAGCCGACGGTGCTGCCGTCGCGCATCCCGAATCTGCTGATCAACGGCTCCGGCGGTATCGCGGTCGGCATGGCCACCAACATCCCGCCGCACAACCTGAACGAGGTGGCCGACGCCGTCTTCTGGGCGCTGGAGAATCCGGATGCCGACGACGAGACCACTCTCGCGGCCTGCATGGAAGCGGTCAAGGGACCGGACTTCCCGACGGCGGGCCTGATCGTCGGCGGTCAGGGGATCAAGGATGCGTACATGACCGGGCGCGGCAGCATCCGGATGCGCTCGGTCGTCGAGATCGAGGAGAACAAGGGCACCACACAGCTGATCGTCACCGAACTGCCGTACCAGGTGAACGTCGACAACCTGATCCAGTCGATCGGCGACCAGCTCAACGACGGCAAGCTCAAGGGCATCAGCAAGATCGACGACCTCTCGTCGGACCGCGTCGGCTTGAAGATCGCCATCACCCTGCGCCGCGATGCGGTCGCCAAGGTGGTTCTGAACAACCTCTACAAGCACACGCAGCTGCAGACCAACTTCGGCGCCAACATGCTGTCCATCGTCGACGGCGTACCGCGCACCCTGCGGCTGGACCAGATGATCCGCTTCTATGTCGCGCATCAGATCGACGTGATCGTGCGACGGACCCGGTACCGCCTGCGCAAGGCGGAGGAACGCGCCCACATCTTGCGCGGCCTGGTGAAGGCTCTCGATGCTCTCGACGAGGTCATCGCCCTGATCCGCGCGTCGGCGACCGTCGACATCGCCCGCAGCGGCTTGATGGAGCTGCTCGACGTCGACGAGATCCAGGCCGACGCCATCCTCGCGATGCAGCTGCGTCGTCTGGCCGCCCTGGAGCGCCAGAAGATCGTCGACGAGCTCGCCGAGATCGAGCGCGAGATCGCCGACCTGAAGGACATCCTCGAGCGGCCCGAGCGCCAGCGCGCGATCGTGCGCGACGAGCTCAAAGAGGTCGTCGAGAAGTACGGCGACGAGCGCCGCACCCGCATCATCGCGGCCGAGGGCGACGTGAACGACGAGGATCTCATCGCGCGCGAGGACGTGGTCGTCACGATCACCGAGACCGGCTACGCCAAGCGCACCAAGACCGACCTCTACCGCAGCCAGAAGCGCGGCGGCAAGGGTGTGCAGGGCGCCGGTCTGAAGCAGGACGACATCGTCGCCCACTTCTTCGTCACCAGCACGCACGACTGGCTGCTGTTCTTCACCACCAAGGGTCGGGTCTACCGGGCCAAGGCGTACGAGCTGCCCGAAGCCAACCGCACCGCGCGCGGACAGCACGTCGCCAACCTCCTGGCCTTCCAGCCCGAGGAGAAGATCGCCCAGGTGATCCGGATCAGCGGCTACGACGACGCGCCGTACCTGGTGCTCGCCACCCGGAACGGCCTGGTCAAGAAGTCGGCCCTGGACGCGTTCGACTCGAATCGGTCCGGTGGCATCGCCGCGATCAACCTGCGCGGCGACGACGAACTGGTCGGCGCGCAGCTGTGCGGACCGGACGACGATCTGCTCCTGGTCTCCAAGAAGGGGCAGTCGATCCGTTTCCACGCCGACGACGAGACGCTGCGCCCGATGGGCCGGCAGACCTCCGGCGTGCAAGGCATGCGGTTCAACAGCGACGACGAGCTGCTCTCGCTCAACGTCGTGCAGGACGACACGTTCCTGCTGGTGGCCACCTCGGGCGGTTACGCCAAGCGCACCGACATCGAGGAGTACGCCGCGCAGGGCCGCGGCGGAAAGGGCGTGCTCACCATCCAGTACGACCCCAAGCGCGGGGAGCTGGTGGGTGCGATCATCGTCGACCTCGACAGCGAGGTGTACGCCATCACCTCCGGCGGCGGCGTGATCCGCACACTGGCCAAGCAGGTCCGCAAGGCCGGACGCCAGACCAAGGGCGTGCGCCTGATGAATCTGGGCGACGGCGACAGCCTCCTGGCGATCGCCCGCAACGCCGACGAGCCGGACCCGACCGAAGCGTCGGGCGAGTAATCGGCGCGTGCGCAGTCTCGTGTCGTGAGAGCCACTAGGGTTGAGGCGACGCCGTCGTGAGTGAGGACACTTCAGTGACAAATGCCAACGAGCCGGAGGATGCCGAGCGCGGGCAGGTGCCGCCGCCGTGGAAGCGCGGGGAGACCACCGCTGCCACCGGCCTCACGGCAGGCGACGTGGCCAAGTCCGCTCCGCAGATCACCGGCGACGGTGTGTCCGAGAGCGGCGGGCAGGGCTCGTCCGCGCCGTCGAGTGCGCCGACCCGCGCAGTCCCGGCGGTCGGGCCGGAGGCCGCCGGCGCGGCGGGACGCCCGCCGGTGCCGGCGTCCGGCACTGCGCCGGGACAGTCGGGCGGGCGTCCGACGGGCGGACCGGGTGGGCCCGGCTCTCCGGGACCGGGTCAGCAGAAGACAGGTTCGAAGGGACCGGGTCAGAACGCTCCCGGTCCGGGCAAGGCCGCTCCGACGGGGTCGAGCGCTGCGGGTCCGGCCGGAACCCAGAAGCCCGGAACCCAGAAGCCCGGAACCCAGCAGTCCGGTTCGCAGCAACCTGGCCCTCAGCAGAATGTGCCCGGCACCACGGGGTCGGCGCCGAAGGCACCCGCTCCGGCCGGTCCGATCCCGAAGAATCCTCCGCCCCAGGGTATGCCGGCTCCGGCGAAGTCGGCCCCGCCACAGGCGTCGGCTCAGGCGGCCACCGCAGCGGTCGCCACGCCGAAGCCCGCCGAGGAGCGGCCCGATCTGGATGCGATTCACAAGACAGGTGCCAAATCCGATACGAGTGATCGGGCCGCAGTGCGGCGCATTCCGGCGTCGTCGTCCATTGGCACGCCGCTGCGGGCGGCGGTCCAGGTCCGGCGGGTCGATCCGTGGTCGATCTTCAAGGTGAGCGGGGTGCTCGCCGTCGCCGGCTTTCTGATCTGGATGATCGCCGTCGCGGTGCTCTACGGTGTGCTGGCCGGCATGGGCATCTGGGATCAGATCAACAGCTCGTTCAGCACCATCGTGAGCGCCGACGGCAGCAGCACCAGCGACGAGCTGATCACCACGGGCCAGGTCTTCGGGTTCGCAGCGCTCTTCGGGATCTTCGCGGCGATCGTGCTGACCGCCCTCTCGACGATTCTGGCGTACATCTACAACGTGTGCGCCGACGTGGTGGGCGGCGTCGAGGTGACCCTGGCCGACCTGGACTGACCGTCGTCGCTCCGTCGGTCGTTGAGCTCGTCCCGCTCGTTGAGCTCGTCGAAACGTCATCGCTCCGTCGCTCGTTGAGCTCGTCGAAACGTCGTCGCTCCGTCGCTCGTTGAGCTCGTCGAAACGTCGTCGCCCATCGCCCGTTGAGCTCGTCGAAACGTCATCGCCCGTCGAGCCGCCCGTCGCTCGTTGAGCTGCCCCGTCGCTCGTTGAGCTTTGTCGAAACGTCGTCGCCCGTCGAGCGGTGGCCCGTCGCTCGTTGAGCTTGTCGAAACGGACCTGACCACGTGTTTTGCAACTCCTCGAGGCTCTCCTGTAATGTTCCATCTCGGTTCACGGGCCTATAGCTCAGGCGGTTAGAGCGCTTCGCTGATAACGAAGAGGTCGGAGGTTCAAGTCCTCCTAGGCCCACCAGCACCACCCTCCGGCTCCGCCGGTACGGGGCCTTAGCTCAGTTGGTAGAGCGCCGCCTTTGCAAGGCGGATGTCAGGAGTTCGAATCTCCTAGGCTCCACAGCAACAACAGTTGAGGCGCAGTCCCGCCAGCTCGCGCATACCCGACGTTCGCGAGTGTCGGATCTATTCTCTCTCGTCGGGAATCGGGATCGAACGGTGGGGCTGCTCGCCGCTGTGCTCGGGCAAGTGCATCTCCAGGCGTGCGCCGCCCGACGGAGAGTCGGTGAGCCGGGCGTCTCCGCCGGTGTGCTGAGCCGCTTCGGCGATGATGGCCAGCCCCAGTCCGCTGCCGCCGCTGTCGCGACTGCGGGCATCGTCGCGGCGTTCGAAGCGGTGGAACACGCGACGGCGATCCTCCTCGGGTACTCCGGCGCCGTCGTCGTCGACGCACAACGTCACGCGCCCGTCGAGCGCGTACAGCGAGAAGTCGATGCGGCTCCTGGCGTGCCTCCGGGCATTCTCTGCGGCGTTGCGCACCGCACGCGTGAGCAGCACCTCGTCGCCGAACACCCTGGCCGGGCCGACCCCCGAGGTGTCGACGGTCAGCCCGAGCGTCCGCAGACGCGAACCCTCCGCCAGGATGATGTCGTCCAGATCGACCTCGCGACGCTGCCGGGACAAGCCCTCGTCCAGACGCGCCAACAGGAGCAGATCACTGACGAGCTCGTGCAGGCGCCGTGCCTCGTCGTCGACGACGCCGGCCAGCTCGTGCAGCGACGTGGCTTCGGGATGCCGGAGTGCGACCTGGGTGTGCTGCCGGATGGCGGCCACCGGCGAACGCAGCTCGTGTGAGGCGTCGGAGACGAACCGGCGCTGGGTCCGTTGCGCGGCCTCGAGCTTCTCGAGCATGCCGTTCATCGTGGACGCGAGCCGGGCCACCTCGTCACCGCCGCCGGGCGGTTCGATGCGGCGCGTGACGTCGTCGCCGGCCGACTCGACGTCACGCCGGATCCGCTCGACCGGACGCAGGGCGCGGCCGACCACCGTCCAGATCAGCAGGGCGACGAAGGCACTGACCGCGGGCACTGCGAAAGCCATCAGCGTGGTAGC harbors:
- the gyrB gene encoding DNA topoisomerase (ATP-hydrolyzing) subunit B, with protein sequence MADTSSSESKKPKKSTSGEYGADSISILEGLEAVRKRPGMYIGSTGERGLHHLIWEVVDNSVDEAMAGHATRVDVTILADGGVQVVDDGRGMPVGMHASGVPAVEVIMTQLHAGGKFDSDSYAVSGGLHGVGISVVNALSTKVELEIQRDGHVWTQAYDYAKPNTLTTIGDSTTTGTTVRFWPDGKIFETTTFNAETIARRLQEMAFLNKGLTITLTDERLTENEAEAEVEGEGGDASLKSEEEKASELAKVRSRVYHYPEGLVDFVRHLNRTKHPIHNTVIDFAAKGEGHEVEIAMQWNNGYSESVHTFANTINTHEGGTHEEGFRAALTSTVNKYALDKKLIKEKDGKLTGDDIREGLAAVISVKVADPQFEGQTKTKLGNTEVKGFVQRTCNEHLGHWFEANPAEAKIIVRKAADSAQARMAARRARELVRRKTATDIGGLPGKLADCRSNDPAKCEVYIVEGDSAGGSAKSGRDSMYQAILPIRGKIINVEKARIDRVLKNAEVQSIITAFGTGIHDEFDLAKLRYHKIVLMADADVDGQHIATLLLTLLFRFMRPLIEHGHVYLAQPPLYKLKWQKGAEPEYAYSDRERDAMLEAGLAAGKKINKDDGIQRYKGLGEMNASELWETTMNPETRILKKVTLDDAAAADELFSILMGEDVAARRGFIARNAKDVRFLDV
- the gyrA gene encoding DNA gyrase subunit A; translated protein: MTDDTTAQGPDSSGATSDRIEPVDLGQEMQNSYIDYAMSVIVGRALPEVRDGLKPVHRRLLYASYDAGFRPDRSYVKSARPVSETMGNYHPHGDSSIYDALVRLAQPWSMRYPLIDGQGNFGSRGNDGAAAMRYTEARLTPLAMEMLRDITEETVDFVPNYDGKTEEPTVLPSRIPNLLINGSGGIAVGMATNIPPHNLNEVADAVFWALENPDADDETTLAACMEAVKGPDFPTAGLIVGGQGIKDAYMTGRGSIRMRSVVEIEENKGTTQLIVTELPYQVNVDNLIQSIGDQLNDGKLKGISKIDDLSSDRVGLKIAITLRRDAVAKVVLNNLYKHTQLQTNFGANMLSIVDGVPRTLRLDQMIRFYVAHQIDVIVRRTRYRLRKAEERAHILRGLVKALDALDEVIALIRASATVDIARSGLMELLDVDEIQADAILAMQLRRLAALERQKIVDELAEIEREIADLKDILERPERQRAIVRDELKEVVEKYGDERRTRIIAAEGDVNDEDLIAREDVVVTITETGYAKRTKTDLYRSQKRGGKGVQGAGLKQDDIVAHFFVTSTHDWLLFFTTKGRVYRAKAYELPEANRTARGQHVANLLAFQPEEKIAQVIRISGYDDAPYLVLATRNGLVKKSALDAFDSNRSGGIAAINLRGDDELVGAQLCGPDDDLLLVSKKGQSIRFHADDETLRPMGRQTSGVQGMRFNSDDELLSLNVVQDDTFLLVATSGGYAKRTDIEEYAAQGRGGKGVLTIQYDPKRGELVGAIIVDLDSEVYAITSGGGVIRTLAKQVRKAGRQTKGVRLMNLGDGDSLLAIARNADEPDPTEASGE
- a CDS encoding DUF3566 domain-containing protein, which encodes MTNANEPEDAERGQVPPPWKRGETTAATGLTAGDVAKSAPQITGDGVSESGGQGSSAPSSAPTRAVPAVGPEAAGAAGRPPVPASGTAPGQSGGRPTGGPGGPGSPGPGQQKTGSKGPGQNAPGPGKAAPTGSSAAGPAGTQKPGTQKPGTQQSGSQQPGPQQNVPGTTGSAPKAPAPAGPIPKNPPPQGMPAPAKSAPPQASAQAATAAVATPKPAEERPDLDAIHKTGAKSDTSDRAAVRRIPASSSIGTPLRAAVQVRRVDPWSIFKVSGVLAVAGFLIWMIAVAVLYGVLAGMGIWDQINSSFSTIVSADGSSTSDELITTGQVFGFAALFGIFAAIVLTALSTILAYIYNVCADVVGGVEVTLADLD
- a CDS encoding sensor histidine kinase, whose product is MADSRTRTGTRRPRLSLRVRITASTAAIVLAVLAVGAVALVLLLGRSLVESEAQTAENQAEQYAETTEAGGALPSYDDDVLIQLQRDRAVIGVGDGDLDETPPLPVEDDRIVEFDGDRYVVRSEDVTLAGGEHHVVVARSLDTADDAVRAATTLMAFAVPAVSAFVALLIWTVVGRALRPVERIRRDVESAGDDVTRRIEPPGGGDEVARLASTMNGMLEKLEAAQRTQRRFVSDASHELRSPVAAIRQHTQVALRHPEATSLHELAGVVDDEARRLHELVSDLLLLARLDEGLSRQRREVDLDDIILAEGSRLRTLGLTVDTSGVGPARVFGDEVLLTRAVRNAAENARRHARSRIDFSLYALDGRVTLCVDDDGAGVPEEDRRRVFHRFERRDDARSRDSGGSGLGLAIIAEAAQHTGGDARLTDSPSGGARLEMHLPEHSGEQPHRSIPIPDERE